From a region of the Takifugu flavidus isolate HTHZ2018 chromosome 20, ASM371156v2, whole genome shotgun sequence genome:
- the LOC130517683 gene encoding uncharacterized protein LOC130517683, translated as MEHSYIKHRLTEKWIPMYQVKSYNYLLPAQAWFKYKNIIETSQLIQSGSPKIYRLNAVTKITEGLKKVTFGTKKVNRLNKTILLLGETGTGKSALIDLLVNYAMGVKWGDEVWFKIVEEETTRQSESQTSDVIMYQIFGFEGKTLPFSLTLVDTPGYGDNRDDTNDDIIGERLLEWFTSDGGIHEVHAVGLVLKASDNRLSDRLRYVFDSVASLFGANMEKNMFALLKHSDGGPPENALTALADAQIKYAKDEQGEPVHFVFNNCQSDQRTGRFMRNLKNAWEDSEDEMKRFMEVLNVTEAQTLRTTVAVINQRNQLKECIINIQDKLKFIELKKKEIDQEKALYIKCKEKMKATKNYEEDVDEPYKDKVPIEGGRWWFFWVKGATSCLLCEETCHHKCTCTFLNGCYCPIFDGRDHCTVCTNKCEREHHVKKKWIYVPKTRKVRKTYEDIKKEYKEGVKGMEKHSSTLEQMQQEMEKLLEQEHEGLEKSFQHITRLESIALKVDSIFTFKHLDFLIERMQDEKFAEEVRKLKEMKQRMEGKKNSEKP; from the exons ATGGAACACTCTTATATTAAACATCGACTCACTGAAAAGTGGATTCCTATGTATCAAGTTAAGAGTTATAATTATTTGCTTCCAGCTCAGGCCTGGTTCAAATATAAGAACATCATAGAGACGAGTCAGCTGATCCAGTCGGGATCTCCTAAAATCTACCGGCTGAACGCGGTGACGAAGATCACCGAAGGCCTGAAAAAAGTGACTTTCGGCACCAAAAAGGTGAACAGGCTGAACAAAACCATCCTGCTTctgggtgagacaggaacagggaagTCTGCTCTGATCGACCTCCTGGTCAACTACGCCATGGGAGTGAAGTGGGGGGACGAAGTCTGGTTCAAGATCGTAGAGGAGGAGACGACGAGGCAGTCCGAGAGTCAGACGTCAGACGTGATCATGTACCAGATCTTTGGGTTCGAGGGGAAAACACTTCCTTTCTCTCTGACCCTCGTCGATACTCCCGGGTAcggagacaacagagatgacacaaatgatgacatcattggtgAGAGACTGCTGGAGTGGTTCACCTCTGATGGTGGAATTCACGAGGTCCACGCAGTGGGTCTGGTGCTGAAGGCCAGCGATAATCGACTGAGTGACCGACTCAGGTACGTCTTTGATTCAGTGGCGTCTCTGTTCGGAGCAAACATGGAGAAGAACATGTTCGCCCTACTGAAACACTCAGATGGCGGGCCGCCCGAAAACGCCCTGACCGCTCTCGCAGACGCACAAATCAAGTATGCAAAAGATGAGCAGGGCGAGCCCGTTCACTTTGTGTTCAATAACTGCCAGAGCGATCAGAGAACGGGACGATTTATGCGCAATCTGAAGAATGCTTGGGAAGATTCTGAGGATGAAATGAAGCGGTTCATGGAG GTCCTGAACGTCACCGAAGCTCAGACACTGAGGACAACCGTGGCGGTTATAAATCAGCGAAATCAGCTGAAGGAGTGCATCATTAACATTCAAGATAAACTCAAGTTCATCGagcttaaaaagaaagagattGATCAGGAGAAAGCGTTATACAtcaaatgcaaagaaaagatgaaggcgACTAAGAACTACGAAGAAGATGTGGACGAGCCCTACAAAGACAAAGTACCCATTGAGGGTGGACGCTGGTGGTTCTTTTGGGTAAAGGGGGCTACGTCATGCCTGCTGTGTGAGGAGACGTGTCACCATAAATGCACATGCACCTTCCTAAATGGTTGTTATTGTCCGATCTTTGATGGTCGTGACCACTGCACAGTCTGCACCAATAAGTGTGAAAGAGAGCATCACGTGAAGAAGAAGTGGATCTACGTGCCCAAGACAAGGAAGGTCAGAAAGACCtatgaagacatcaaaaaaGAGTACAAAGAGGGCGTGAAGGGAATGGAGAAACATTCGAGTACTTTGGAGcaaatgcagcaggaaatggagaaactTCTGGAACAGGAACACGAGGGGCTGGAGAAAAGCTTCCAGCATATCACCAGGCTGGAGAGCATCGCCCTGAAAGTCGACTCCATTTTCACCTTCAAACACCTGGACTTCCTGATCGAGAGGATGCAGGATGAAAAGTTtgcagaggaggtcaggaagctgaaggaaatgaaacaacgcatggaaggtaaaaaaaactcagaaaagccctga